From the genome of bacterium:
GTGGAGCAGCCAAAGAATGGCTGTACTGTGGTAAGTTAATCGCCGCCTTTACAGGAATTGTTATTCCCCCTTCAGATTCCAGCTTTAATCTGTGAAACCCTGTGGAGCAGCCTATGAATGGCTGTGCTGTGGTAAATTAGCTTTTAGGCTTCATCAGCTATCAACCGTAAATATTCTCCATAACTGTTAGGATACCCCTCCGCCAGTTTCAGCAGCTGTTCCCTGTCAATAAACCCCATCCTGAAAGCCACCTCCTCGATGCACGCGATCTTGAG
Proteins encoded in this window:
- a CDS encoding glucose-1-phosphate thymidylyltransferase — translated: LKIACIEEVAFRMGFIDREQLLKLAEGYPNSYGEYLRLIADEA